One stretch of Geminocystis sp. M7585_C2015_104 DNA includes these proteins:
- a CDS encoding US12 family protein — protein MATTSDFRQAIEKARNRELVGPNVIDKALPYLGGGLVLTAVGVYGGLGIIQSNPSLFMSTFWLAIIAEFILFFIASGVAERGNNANALPLLALYSTLSGYTLSGIVFVALGTEGVGFNGVALAALGCGITFVVARNIGTNLSKEDGWALGATVGLGMVALLVVLLLQLVFSFFGIYTPSWLEVGISGLGVLLFVGASVVDFYVLPRTYRDNQYLSVALSMYLTYINLFIFILRLLIALNRRD, from the coding sequence ATGGCCACGACCAGTGATTTCCGACAAGCCATTGAAAAGGCCAGAAACCGCGAGCTAGTGGGCCCCAATGTGATAGACAAGGCCCTGCCCTACTTAGGAGGGGGATTAGTCCTCACCGCAGTGGGGGTTTATGGAGGCTTGGGCATAATACAATCCAACCCTAGCCTTTTCATGTCCACCTTCTGGCTGGCTATTATTGCCGAGTTTATTCTCTTCTTCATTGCCAGTGGGGTAGCCGAAAGGGGGAATAACGCCAACGCTCTGCCGCTTCTTGCCCTCTATAGTACCCTTAGTGGTTATACTCTAAGTGGTATTGTGTTTGTAGCTCTCGGTACCGAGGGTGTTGGTTTTAACGGGGTTGCCCTTGCCGCTCTAGGTTGTGGAATTACTTTTGTAGTAGCAAGAAACATAGGCACGAATCTGAGTAAAGAGGACGGATGGGCATTGGGGGCCACCGTGGGACTGGGAATGGTGGCCCTTTTGGTAGTATTGTTGCTACAACTGGTGTTCTCCTTTTTCGGCATTTATACCCCCAGTTGGCTAGAAGTAGGGATTTCTGGGTTGGGTGTGCTTTTGTTTGTGGGGGCCTCTGTGGTAGACTTCTATGTGCTACCCAGGACTTACAGGGACAACCAATATTTAAGTGTGGCCCTCTCCATGTATTTGACCTACATCAATCTCTTTATTTTCATTCTCCGTCTCCTAATTGCCCTAAACCGTCGCGACTAG
- the ilvN gene encoding acetolactate synthase small subunit, with translation MKHTISVLVEDEAGVLTRIAGLFARRGYNIESLAVGPAEQEGISRITMVVPGDERTIEQLTKQLNKLINVIKVSDITEVPCVERELMLVKVHANSSNRSEVLQIVQIFRAKVVDISEDTLTLEVVGDPGKMAAIISMLTKFGIKEIARTGKIALVRESGVNTEYLKTMDSVGKVSAS, from the coding sequence ATGAAACACACGATATCAGTCCTAGTAGAGGACGAGGCGGGGGTATTGACTAGAATCGCCGGCTTGTTTGCCCGTAGAGGTTACAACATCGAGAGTTTGGCGGTTGGACCTGCCGAACAGGAAGGGATTTCCCGCATTACAATGGTAGTGCCGGGCGATGAGAGGACTATTGAACAGCTCACTAAACAGTTGAACAAGCTGATTAATGTTATTAAGGTGTCGGACATAACGGAAGTGCCCTGTGTGGAAAGGGAGTTGATGTTGGTAAAAGTACATGCCAACAGCAGCAACCGGAGTGAAGTGTTACAAATAGTTCAGATATTCAGGGCTAAGGTGGTGGACATATCTGAAGATACCCTCACCCTAGAAGTGGTGGGAGATCCGGGCAAGATGGCGGCCATAATCTCCATGTTAACCAAGTTTGGCATTAAAGAAATTGCCCGCACCGGCAAAATAGCTCTAGTCAGGGAGTCCGGCGTCAACACCGAATATCTCAAAACCATGGATTCTGTGGGCAAAGTCTCCGCCAGTTAA